One window of Thermocoleostomius sinensis A174 genomic DNA carries:
- a CDS encoding M1 family metallopeptidase — protein sequence MQNFYFDDDNGRKSFELPGARPHYNPDRPGQVEHIFLDLALDLPTQSYCGSCTTRITPVCNGIETLMLDAVNLHIDSVQVNNLNQAFDYDDERLSVHLSQPTQAHQSIELRIEYHVEQPQRGLYFIAPTPDYPHKPVQVWTQGEDEDSRYWFPCFDYPGQLATSEIRLRVPKPYVAISNGELIATHDEGDAKIYHWLQKQVHPTYLMAIAVGDFAELRDDWQGIPVTYYVEKGREADARRTMGKTPEMLEFFSQTFGYAYPFPKYAQVCVEDFIFGGMENTSTTLLTDRCLLDERAALDNRAAEALVAHELAHQWFGDLVVIKHWSHAWIKEGMATYSEVLWTDHQYGAEEAAYYRLNETRNYLSEDASRYRRPIVTHIYREAIELYDRHLYEKGACVYHMIRAVLGDELFFKAIHTFVQDNAHKTVETVDLLRAIDKATGRNLQFLFDQFVFRGGHPDYKVAYSWDSDSNLAKITVTQTQVKDSKNGSSSSNSGLFDLKIPIGFGKHENGDLHTNQIRSSSSSLQCFTVRIHEREQTFYFPLTEKPTFISFDVGNHTLKTVVLEYPIAELKAQLQHDPDPISRIYAAEALAKKGGLEAVKTLSAALKEDPFWGVRAEVAKQLAAVKLDQALDGLLAGLSDPHPKVRRSVVEALSGLKTAASYAALKPIAEQGDASYYVEAAAITGLCAVASIQLDNPSQEEEVLTLVRSILQTRSGWNETVRSGAISGLSKLKTSEAALNLILEYTVSGTPQALRLAAIRALGAISTGQNNVNLERILVRLEELSRESLFLTQVSVVTALGQMETSKAIGILQALADQTPDGRVRRLAEEAVQRVQKRIGKDQAVKKLQDELEQLKKDNQELKSRLETLEAKSK from the coding sequence ATGCAAAACTTTTATTTTGATGATGATAATGGCCGCAAGTCGTTCGAGCTTCCAGGTGCTCGTCCTCACTATAATCCCGATCGTCCAGGACAAGTAGAGCATATTTTTCTGGATTTAGCCCTCGACTTGCCCACCCAAAGCTACTGCGGCAGTTGCACCACTCGAATTACCCCAGTGTGCAATGGCATCGAGACCTTAATGCTGGATGCTGTCAATTTACACATCGATTCGGTACAGGTAAATAATCTCAATCAAGCGTTTGATTACGATGATGAACGACTGTCTGTTCACCTGAGTCAACCAACTCAAGCCCATCAATCGATCGAATTGCGCATCGAGTACCACGTTGAACAACCTCAACGTGGACTTTATTTTATTGCCCCCACTCCCGATTATCCTCACAAACCCGTTCAGGTGTGGACTCAGGGCGAAGATGAAGACTCTCGCTACTGGTTCCCCTGTTTCGATTATCCTGGACAGTTGGCCACCTCTGAAATTCGCCTGCGCGTACCCAAACCATACGTTGCGATTTCTAATGGCGAATTGATTGCAACGCACGATGAAGGTGATGCCAAAATTTACCACTGGTTGCAGAAACAAGTGCATCCTACCTATTTGATGGCGATCGCCGTCGGAGATTTTGCCGAACTACGCGATGATTGGCAGGGGATTCCCGTTACGTATTATGTGGAAAAGGGACGTGAAGCCGATGCTCGTCGCACGATGGGCAAAACACCAGAAATGCTCGAGTTTTTCAGCCAAACCTTCGGCTATGCTTATCCCTTTCCCAAATATGCACAGGTGTGTGTTGAAGATTTCATCTTTGGCGGCATGGAGAACACGTCCACTACGTTGCTGACCGATCGCTGCCTTTTAGATGAACGTGCTGCCTTGGACAACCGCGCCGCTGAAGCGTTGGTCGCTCATGAATTAGCTCATCAATGGTTTGGCGATTTAGTGGTGATTAAGCACTGGTCTCATGCTTGGATTAAAGAAGGCATGGCTACCTATTCAGAGGTGTTGTGGACAGATCATCAGTATGGTGCTGAAGAAGCCGCCTACTATCGCCTCAACGAAACCCGCAACTATTTGTCTGAAGATGCATCTCGCTATCGTCGCCCCATTGTTACCCATATTTATCGTGAAGCCATCGAACTGTACGATCGTCATCTGTACGAAAAGGGGGCCTGTGTTTATCACATGATTCGGGCTGTTTTAGGTGATGAGTTATTCTTCAAAGCGATTCATACCTTTGTTCAAGATAATGCTCATAAAACTGTGGAAACTGTAGATTTGTTGCGAGCGATCGACAAAGCCACGGGCCGCAACTTGCAATTTTTGTTTGATCAATTTGTCTTTCGGGGCGGACACCCCGACTACAAAGTCGCCTATTCCTGGGATAGTGACAGCAACCTGGCGAAAATTACCGTCACACAAACCCAAGTCAAGGACAGCAAAAACGGCAGTAGCAGCAGTAACAGCGGCTTGTTTGATTTGAAAATTCCGATCGGTTTTGGGAAACATGAAAACGGAGATCTGCACACAAATCAGATTCGATCGTCAAGCTCATCCCTTCAGTGCTTCACTGTTCGTATTCATGAGCGAGAACAAACTTTCTATTTCCCATTGACCGAAAAGCCAACGTTTATCAGCTTTGATGTTGGCAATCATACGCTTAAGACGGTGGTACTGGAATATCCGATCGCAGAACTAAAAGCTCAACTTCAGCATGATCCCGATCCAATTTCGCGCATCTATGCCGCCGAAGCCTTGGCCAAGAAAGGAGGATTAGAGGCAGTCAAAACCCTGTCCGCTGCGTTGAAAGAAGACCCATTTTGGGGAGTGCGGGCAGAAGTCGCAAAACAACTGGCAGCAGTCAAACTCGACCAAGCGCTAGATGGACTGCTAGCAGGCTTGTCTGATCCCCATCCTAAAGTGCGGCGATCGGTGGTAGAAGCACTATCAGGACTTAAAACAGCAGCTAGCTATGCAGCCCTGAAACCCATCGCCGAACAGGGTGATGCCAGTTATTATGTGGAAGCGGCGGCCATTACTGGACTATGTGCAGTGGCTTCGATACAGCTAGACAACCCATCGCAAGAAGAAGAAGTGCTGACACTAGTGCGATCGATTTTGCAAACCCGATCGGGCTGGAATGAAACAGTACGCAGCGGTGCCATCAGCGGTCTCAGCAAACTAAAAACCTCTGAAGCAGCGCTGAACCTCATCTTGGAATACACTGTCTCCGGCACACCCCAAGCGCTACGGCTTGCTGCCATTCGCGCACTGGGTGCCATTTCTACTGGGCAAAACAACGTCAACCTGGAACGGATTTTAGTACGGTTAGAAGAACTGTCGCGTGAATCCCTTTTCCTGACACAAGTCTCGGTGGTTACAGCCTTGGGGCAAATGGAAACCAGCAAAGCGATTGGTATTTTGCAAGCCCTGGCAGATCAAACCCCCGATGGCCGAGTGCGTCGCTTGGCCGAAGAGGCAGTGCAACGGGTACAAAAGAGGATCGGCAAAGACCAAGCTGTAAAAAAACTCCAAGATGAATTAGAGCAGTTGAAAAAGGACAATCAGGAGTTAAAAAGCCGCCTAGAAACGCTGGAAGCCAAAAGTAAATAA